The DNA region TCATGCTCAGTTGtatttaaaagaatatagtatatgaagattttttttttgtcaacatagtATATGAAGAATTTACGAAATGGACTTCTACGTTTTAGAAAAGTCAACTATCTATTATTTTGttccaatatattttaattgccggttaaaatattaaatatataataactcATAATAGCTTTTAAAACCCATAacactttctattttttttgattaattcaAGCACTTTCTAATCTTTGCGGTTTTCTTCAACTTGCTAGGTTATGCTCAAATCGAGTTTCCGAACAATCATAGTAGTTTACTGTATTTGCAAAAAAATATCACATATTGTAGCAAAAGAAAACAATGGCAAAGAgcctaaataaataaaattagctAGGAGAGAGCATGTAGAAAAGATGTAAAAATTCAAGCTATTGCATTGAAAACttgtaaaaaattcaaaagatgtaaAAATTTGATTGCATTTGAAAACTAATGCACGTGTCTGTGTTTGATAGTGAATATTCTCTGTCTGTGGAATTCAAAGTTCGACAAAGTCTGTCTTCAGGTAAACGCAGCCGCCACCTCTTACCCTCCACCACCACTTATGATAACATCATTATGGTTATTTATATACACACAATGCTAATTCAAAACCAGacgttttttattttcaaatggATCATGAAGATGAGGAGATCGAGATACCTAGTTACTTCATCTGCCCAATTTCACTAGACATTATGAAAGATCCAGTCATAGCCGTTTCTGGCATCACTTACGACCGTGAAAGCATCTTTAAGTGGCTTGAAGAGGTCTCTTCATGTCCCGTGACGAAGCAGCCTATTCCTTCTGACTCCGACCTTACGCCTAACCATACGCTCCGCCGTCTGATCCAACACTGGTGCGTGGAGAATGCGACGCGTGGTGTTGTTAGAATCCCTACGCCTAGAGTTCCTCCGGGGAAGCCTGACGTCTTCGAGGAGATCAAGAATCTCAAAAAGTTTGTAGAAAAAGGTATTTTGTCGGGTTTTTGGATAACTTGGTTTGGTTAGGTTATTTCGGtaataaatatttagtaaaatatttgaatCACCCTGGAAAcctattaaattttaaaaatctaaaaaaatcagattttttaaaaaagtttgagGGTATTCGAACGCTATGCTAGATTTAAGTTCGATTCGGTTTTGTTCAGCTTGAATTTTCTTATACTGATCGTTTTAAGATAAACATTTGGTTCTGTTTAAATTGAACAGGTTTGGGAAGAGAGGATACGTTGAAGAAGCTTGAGGTTTTAGCTATGGAGGGAGAGACAAATAGGAGACTGATGTATGAAGCAGACGTACATAGGTCTTTGATCTTGTTCGTAGTCAAATGTACTcgtgaacaagaagaagaggagggaCAACCTCGTATCAAAGTGCAGCTAGATGAGTCTCTACGTCTTCTTCACTTGCTCGGTGTTCCATTACACGATGCAAGAACAATCTTGATGGAAAACGATCAGATCTTGGACTCATTGAGTTTGGTTCTAAACCAACAAAACTTCCTCAACAAAGCTTACACAATCGTGCTCTTGAGGAATCTAACGGTGAACACTTCCTCTCACATCGTCGAGAGATTGAATCCCGAGATTTTAAAAGGGATCATAGGTTTCCTCAAAGAAGTAGTTAGTAGTTTCAATCGCACAAGCCCTAACGTGAGTGACACGGCACAATCATCAAACCCTAGATTGAGGAACAAGGAACCTTCAAAACTTGATTATAGCTTGGTTATTAAACAAGCTGTGACCGCCGCGCTGATGATTCTTCTAGAGACCTCTTCTTGGAGCGGGAACCGAATAAACCTTGTTGATCTCGGTGCGGTTTCTCAACTAATCGAACTCGAGATAAGCTCAACTGGTGACAAGAGAGCCACGGAGCTTGTGTTAGGAGTCTTGTCTCGTCTATGCTGTTGTACAAATGGTAGAGCAGAGATTCTTGCACATGGAGGTGGACTCGCTATTGTGACAAAACGGTTGTTGGGAGTTTCGATTGCAGCAGACGATAGAGCTCTCTCTATACTAAGCACAGTATCTAAATTCTCGCGGGAAAAGGATGTGGTGGAAGAGATGGTTTGCGTTGGGACGGTGGAGAAGCTTTGTACCGTTCTAAGAGTGGATTGTGGTTTGAGTTTGAAAGAGAAAGCGAAAGGGATACTTAGAGATCATTTTGATGAGTGGAAGAAGTTTCCATGCATTGATGTAACTCTACTTACTAAACTTTTAAATTCTTCACACGAAGATCTACTGGCGGAGTTTCACTCAAAAGTTAATGTTTAGCTTTTTATTATTTCACTCTGTACTCCTCAAGTAATCAATCTGCTGGACCGAGAAAAGTGTGGATTCTGTGGTAACTTTTGCTACCACCAAGATGATGATTATATAGTTAGGCATGCCTGCGGTTTTACAGATTATTCGGTTCAGCATGAAACTTGCCGAATTAATCTAAACAAAATTCGGTTCACTATTTGTTTGTTCGGTTTTTGAAAATTCTAATGAACTTgaagaaatttttttgtttcgtttgaatttaattttatcaCAAATTCTGATAAGTTCAGTTAACTTTGATGTAGTGAATTTGGATTAAACTCAACCAGTTCAGTTAATTCAGATCAAAATTTAATTAGCTCAGTTCAGGTTTTTAATTAGAATTGGTATTG from Raphanus sativus cultivar WK10039 unplaced genomic scaffold, ASM80110v3 Scaffold3099, whole genome shotgun sequence includes:
- the LOC130506309 gene encoding E3 ubiquitin-protein ligase PUB24-like, yielding MDHEDEEIEIPSYFICPISLDIMKDPVIAVSGITYDRESIFKWLEEVSSCPVTKQPIPSDSDLTPNHTLRRLIQHWCVENATRGVVRIPTPRVPPGKPDVFEEIKNLKKFVEKGLGREDTLKKLEVLAMEGETNRRLMYEADVHRSLILFVVKCTREQEEEEGQPRIKVQLDESLRLLHLLGVPLHDARTILMENDQILDSLSLVLNQQNFLNKAYTIVLLRNLTVNTSSHIVERLNPEILKGIIGFLKEVVSSFNRTSPNVSDTAQSSNPRLRNKEPSKLDYSLVIKQAVTAALMILLETSSWSGNRINLVDLGAVSQLIELEISSTGDKRATELVLGVLSRLCCCTNGRAEILAHGGGLAIVTKRLLGVSIAADDRALSILSTVSKFSREKDVVEEMVCVGTVEKLCTVLRVDCGLSLKEKAKGILRDHFDEWKKFPCIDVTLLTKLLNSSHEDLLAEFHSKVNV